Below is a genomic region from Fusobacterium canifelinum.
AAATTTGTTGGACAATTAGATGGAACAATTCTATCTTCATCTTCTCAAATATATAAGGCTACTGCTGATGGAGAATATGCAGTTGGAGTTACTTATGAAAATCCAGCAGTAACATTACTTCAAGATGGGGCAACAAATTTAAAACTTGTTTATCCCGATGAAGGTTCTGTATGGTTACCAGGAGCTGCTGCAATAGTTAAAAATGCACCTCATATGGAAAATGCTAAAAAATTTATTGACTTCTTAATTTCAGATGAAGGACAAAAAATTGTTGCAGAAACTTCAACAAGACCAGTAAATACAGCTATAAAAAATACAAGTGAATTTATAAAACCATTTGATGAAATTAAAGTTGCTTATGAAGATATTCCTTATGCAGCTGAACATAGAAAAGAATGGCAAGAAAGATGGACTAATATATTAACAAAATAGTAGGAGAAAATTAATGAGTGTAAACATAAAAATAGAAAATGCTCAAAAAAGATATGGAGATAATATTATAATTGAAAATTTATCTCTTGATATAAAACAAGGGGAGTTTTTTACTCTTCTTGGACCTTCTGGTTGTGGAAAAACTACTTTATTAAGGATGATAGCAGGTTTTAACTCTATTGAAAATGGAAATTTTTATTTCAATGAAAAAAGAATAAATGATTTAGACCCTGCTAAAAGAAATATTGGAATGGTATTTCAAAACTATGCTATTTTTCCACATTTAACAGTTGAGCAAAATGTAGAGTTTGGTTTGAAAAATAGAAAAGTTTCTAAAGAAGAAATGAAAGTAGAAACAGATAAATTTTTAAAACTTATGCAAATTGATGAATATAGAGATAGAATGCCTGAAAGATTATCAGGAGGGCAACAACAAAGAGTTGCTTTAGCAAGAGCTTTAGTTATAAAACCTGATGTTCTATTGATGGATGAGCCCCTAAGTAACTTAGATGCAAAGCTAAGAGTGGAAATGAGAACAGCTATAAAAGAAATTCAAAATAGTATTGGAATTACAACTGTATATGTAACTCATGACCAAGAAGAAGCTATGGCTGTTAGTGATAGAATTGCAGTTATGAAAGATGGAGAAATTCAACATCTAGGGCAACCAAAAGATATTTATCAAAGACCAGCAAATTTATTTGTTGCAACTTTTATAGGTAAAACAAATGTGTTAAATGGAACTTTAAATAATTCTGTGTTAAAAATTGTTGGAAAATATGATGTAAGTTTAAATAATGTTAAAGATAAAAATGTTAAAGGGAATGTTGTTATTTCAATAAGACCAGAAGAATTTGTAATTGATGAAAATCAAACAAAAGATGGAATAAAAGCATTTATAGATAGTAGTGTATTTTTAGGTTTAAATACTCATTATTTTGCACATTTAGAAAGTGGAGAAAAAATTGAAATAGTTCAAGAATCTAAGATTGATAGTATAATCCCAAAAGGAGCAGAAGTTTATCTAAAAGTAAAACAAGATAAAATAAATGTTTTTACAGAAGATGGTTCAAGAAATATTTTAGAGGGTGTTAATAATGATGCAATAGGTGTTGCTTATGCTAAGTAAGAAAAAAGATATATGGATAGTAATTTCATTATGTGTTTTAGCATTTTACATAATATTTATGATCTATCCTTTGGGAATTTTATTTAAAAATGCAGTTATTGAAAATAATGGAAGCTTTACTTTTGCTTATTTTTCAAAATTTCTAAGTAAAAACTATTATTTTTCTACTATATTTAATTCCTTTAAAGTTAGTTTGGCTGCAACAGCCTTAACTTTAATAATTGGAACACCTTTGGCATATTTCTATAATATGTATAAAATAAAAGGAAAAACATTTTTACAAATTATAATAATATTGTGTAGTATATCAGCACCATTTATTGGAGCTTATTCATGGATTTTATTATTAGGAAGAAATGGATTAATTACAAATATTTTAAAAAACTTAACAGGTTTTAATGTTCCTAGTATATATGGATTTGGAGGAATTTTACTTGTTTTGTGTATGCAACTTTATCCTTTAGTCTTCTTATATGTTTCAGGAGCTTTAAGAAATATTGATAATTCATTATTAGAAGCTAGTGAGAATATGGGATGCACAGGAACAAAAAGATTTTTTAAAATAATTATTCCTTTATGTATTCCAACAATATTAGCTGCTGCTCTTATGGTGTTTATGAGAGCTTTTGCAGACTTTGGAACACCTTTATTTATTGGAGAAGGATATAGGACTTTCCCAGTTGAAATTTATAATCAATTTATGAATGAAACTGGTTCTGATAAAAATTTTGCATCAGCAGTAAGTATTATTGCAATAATAATTACATCTTTAATTTTCTTATTACAAAGATATATAAATGGAAAATATAAGTTTACAATGAATGCCCTTCATCCTATTGAAGCTAAGGAAGTAAAAGGTATAAAATCTGTTTTGATTCATTTATATTGTTACTTAATAGTTTTTATTTCTTATGCTCCACAACTTTATGTAATTTATACATCTTTCCAAAATACATCTGGAAAACTTTTCAAAAAAGGCTACTCTTTAAAAAGTTATACAGAAGCATTTGGAAAATTAGGAAATGCTATTCAAAATACATTTTTTATTGGTGGACTTGCATTGGTTTTAATTATAGTTATTTCTATTTTAATTGCATATCTTGTTGTAAGAAGAAATAATTTTGTGAATAAAACAATAGATACTTTATCTATGGTGCCTTATGTTATTCCTGGTTCAGTTGTAGGTATAGCTTTGGTAAGTGCATTTAATAAAAAACCTTTTGTTTTAGTTGGGACATTTTTGATAATGGTAATATCTTTAATTATAAGAAGAAATGCCTATACTATAAGATCTTCTGTTGCTATTCTTCAACAGATTCCTATTTCTATTGAAGAAGCAGCAATAAGTTTAGGAGCTTCTCGTATGAAATCATTTTTCAAAATAACAACACCAATGATGATAAATGGTATTATTTCAGGAGCACTTTTAAGTTGGATAACAATAATAACTGAACTTTCATCAAGTATAATTTTATATAACTATAAGACAATTACATTGACATTACAAATATATGTTTATGTGTCAAGAGGTAGTTATGGAATAGCTGCTGCAATGTCAACTATTTTAACATTGATGACAGTTGTATCACTATTAATATTTATGAAAGTATCAAAAAATAAAAATGTAATGATGTAGAAAAAACAAGGAGATTAATATTAATCTCCTTGTTTTACTTATTATATGTATACATTCCTAAACGATTATTAACAATCCATAAAAGAGGAATAAATATTTTTTTTGAAAATGGTAAGATTTTTGCCATTTTTTTTGTAAAATTAATAAGTCCTATTTGTTTTAGTTTAGGTTCTAA
It encodes:
- a CDS encoding ABC transporter ATP-binding protein; its protein translation is MSVNIKIENAQKRYGDNIIIENLSLDIKQGEFFTLLGPSGCGKTTLLRMIAGFNSIENGNFYFNEKRINDLDPAKRNIGMVFQNYAIFPHLTVEQNVEFGLKNRKVSKEEMKVETDKFLKLMQIDEYRDRMPERLSGGQQQRVALARALVIKPDVLLMDEPLSNLDAKLRVEMRTAIKEIQNSIGITTVYVTHDQEEAMAVSDRIAVMKDGEIQHLGQPKDIYQRPANLFVATFIGKTNVLNGTLNNSVLKIVGKYDVSLNNVKDKNVKGNVVISIRPEEFVIDENQTKDGIKAFIDSSVFLGLNTHYFAHLESGEKIEIVQESKIDSIIPKGAEVYLKVKQDKINVFTEDGSRNILEGVNNDAIGVAYAK
- a CDS encoding ABC transporter permease, encoding MLSKKKDIWIVISLCVLAFYIIFMIYPLGILFKNAVIENNGSFTFAYFSKFLSKNYYFSTIFNSFKVSLAATALTLIIGTPLAYFYNMYKIKGKTFLQIIIILCSISAPFIGAYSWILLLGRNGLITNILKNLTGFNVPSIYGFGGILLVLCMQLYPLVFLYVSGALRNIDNSLLEASENMGCTGTKRFFKIIIPLCIPTILAAALMVFMRAFADFGTPLFIGEGYRTFPVEIYNQFMNETGSDKNFASAVSIIAIIITSLIFLLQRYINGKYKFTMNALHPIEAKEVKGIKSVLIHLYCYLIVFISYAPQLYVIYTSFQNTSGKLFKKGYSLKSYTEAFGKLGNAIQNTFFIGGLALVLIIVISILIAYLVVRRNNFVNKTIDTLSMVPYVIPGSVVGIALVSAFNKKPFVLVGTFLIMVISLIIRRNAYTIRSSVAILQQIPISIEEAAISLGASRMKSFFKITTPMMINGIISGALLSWITIITELSSSIILYNYKTITLTLQIYVYVSRGSYGIAAAMSTILTLMTVVSLLIFMKVSKNKNVMM